The following coding sequences are from one Formosa haliotis window:
- a CDS encoding glycosyltransferase family 2 protein — protein sequence MMVLSVTLLMFYTVLIGCFYFGFLKVPDFKTKREVYATGFSGVIPFRNEADYLPELLQSIAALDYDDNRFEVLLINDGSTDESEALVHDFIKTHSQLQVRLLQNKRVSNSPKKDAISLAISQAKFDWILTTDADCKLPKTWLRCFNSFIQHNPCQFIIAPVTYFTTSRFLNIFQWFDFMSLQGATLGGFGINKPFLCNGANLAYTKQAFNGVNGFQENDSIASGDDIFLLEKISDTYPESVHYLKAQDAVVYTHSQSSLQGLLNQRKRWASKTKAYKNTFSQLTGLLVFSMNALLLSLFILMCFGDFSPLYFLGIALVKCGMDFGLIYKSAQFFNQKGTLIWYPFAAILYPIFCTFVAVSSVFTTYKWKDRAFSK from the coding sequence ATGATGGTGTTGAGCGTAACTCTTTTAATGTTTTATACGGTTTTAATTGGATGTTTTTATTTCGGATTTTTAAAAGTTCCTGATTTTAAAACGAAAAGAGAGGTGTATGCAACAGGATTTTCTGGAGTTATTCCGTTTAGAAATGAAGCGGATTATTTACCAGAGTTATTACAATCTATAGCAGCCTTAGATTACGATGATAATAGGTTTGAAGTGTTACTGATTAATGATGGCTCTACGGATGAGTCTGAAGCTTTAGTTCATGATTTTATTAAGACACATTCTCAACTCCAAGTAAGGTTACTTCAAAATAAACGAGTTTCAAATTCACCAAAAAAGGATGCCATAAGTTTGGCTATTTCTCAAGCTAAATTCGACTGGATTCTAACTACAGATGCCGATTGTAAGCTTCCAAAAACGTGGTTACGTTGTTTTAATAGTTTTATTCAGCATAATCCTTGTCAGTTTATCATTGCACCCGTAACCTATTTTACCACATCTCGTTTTTTGAATATTTTTCAGTGGTTTGATTTTATGAGTCTGCAAGGGGCAACTTTAGGAGGTTTCGGAATTAATAAACCCTTTTTATGTAATGGCGCGAATTTGGCATACACCAAACAAGCCTTTAATGGGGTAAACGGATTTCAAGAAAACGATAGTATTGCTAGCGGAGATGATATTTTTTTACTAGAAAAAATTAGTGATACCTATCCCGAATCGGTTCACTATTTAAAAGCTCAAGATGCTGTAGTTTATACGCACTCCCAATCTTCTTTACAGGGTTTACTGAATCAGCGTAAACGTTGGGCATCGAAAACCAAAGCTTATAAAAATACATTTAGCCAACTAACAGGGCTTTTGGTTTTTAGTATGAATGCCTTGTTACTATCTCTTTTTATTTTGATGTGTTTTGGCGATTTTTCACCGCTTTACTTCTTAGGAATTGCTCTGGTGAAATGTGGTATGGATTTTGGCCTAATATATAAAAGTGCACAATTTTTTAACCAGAAAGGAACATTAATTTGGTATCCATTCGCGGCTATTTTGTATCCTATATTTTGCACATTTGTGGCGGTAAGCTCGGTATTTACGACCTATAAATGGAAGGATCGCGCATTTTCTAAATAA
- the hemW gene encoding radical SAM family heme chaperone HemW, protein MTLNIHPKETSTGVGIYIHIPFCKQACFYCDFHFSTSLKKKNEVIEALITELELRKNEFENDTVATIYFGGGTPSVLSLEEINSILNAVYSNYKVIKDPEITLEANPDDLSEAKIIELSKSKINRLSIGVQSFFEADLKLMNRAHNAVEAKTCLALATQYFNNISVDLIYGIPGATDQQWLENIQTVLDFNIPHISSYALTVEPKTALDALIKKGKIEDVNEAQAERQFHILIETLTTAGFQHYELSNFSKPGYYSKNNSAYWQGKRYIGIGPSAHSYSGESRSWNIANNTKYVKSLRQHILPSEVEILTIKDKYNEYIMTGLRTVWGVSLTYLETEFGSEYKSYLLAQSDKYLKEELLYIDGENLKVTPKGKFLSDGIASHLFKI, encoded by the coding sequence ATGACCTTAAACATCCATCCCAAAGAAACGAGTACTGGTGTTGGCATTTATATTCATATCCCGTTTTGTAAACAAGCCTGTTTTTATTGCGACTTTCATTTTTCGACCTCATTAAAAAAGAAAAACGAAGTCATTGAAGCACTAATTACTGAATTAGAGTTAAGAAAAAATGAATTTGAAAACGATACGGTAGCGACCATATATTTTGGTGGAGGAACGCCAAGCGTTTTGTCTTTAGAAGAAATTAATAGTATTCTAAATGCCGTGTATTCTAATTACAAGGTGATTAAAGATCCGGAAATCACACTCGAAGCCAACCCTGATGATTTATCGGAAGCGAAAATTATAGAACTATCAAAAAGTAAAATTAACAGGCTAAGTATTGGAGTACAATCTTTTTTCGAAGCCGATTTAAAACTTATGAATCGTGCCCATAATGCTGTAGAGGCCAAAACCTGCTTAGCGCTTGCAACTCAGTATTTCAATAATATTTCTGTCGATTTAATTTATGGGATTCCTGGTGCTACAGATCAGCAATGGCTCGAAAATATTCAAACTGTTCTAGATTTCAATATTCCACATATCTCGAGCTATGCCTTAACAGTAGAACCTAAAACAGCTTTAGACGCCTTAATAAAAAAAGGAAAAATTGAGGATGTCAATGAAGCCCAAGCGGAGAGGCAGTTTCATATATTAATCGAGACCTTAACCACTGCCGGGTTCCAGCATTACGAATTGTCAAATTTCAGTAAACCCGGATACTACAGCAAAAATAATTCGGCGTATTGGCAAGGAAAAAGATATATAGGTATTGGGCCATCGGCACATTCTTACTCGGGCGAGTCTCGCAGTTGGAATATTGCAAACAACACAAAATACGTAAAAAGCCTTCGGCAACATATTTTACCTAGTGAGGTTGAAATTCTAACTATTAAAGATAAATACAACGAATATATTATGACCGGTCTTCGAACCGTTTGGGGGGTGTCTTTAACCTATTTAGAAACCGAATTTGGCTCAGAATATAAAAGCTATCTTTTAGCACAATCTGATAAATATTTAAAGGAAGAATTGTTGTATATTGATGGTGAAAATCTAAAAGTAACCCCAAAAGGCAAATTTTTAAGCGATGGCATTGCATCCCATTTGTTTAAGATTTAA
- a CDS encoding outer membrane beta-barrel protein, which produces MSSKLNKQKYITGLLIFLFLISVKGYAQKDEDVLRIELSFGGNHAFTSGFAQIYASEDPKTEGRGFNLPTLNFGGQYMFSETLGAKLDIGFSRIFSANDSPEFKINYTRINAQVVYDYSRFIGFIPEEVTLLAHAGPGFSAVRPLGTINDNDQNYLNAILGTQILYMFSRNTSVFFDASYIHGFSNPDTYAPPSEGLGAFNGSMLTFTVGVSLSLSGCYFCN; this is translated from the coding sequence ATGTCTTCTAAATTAAACAAACAAAAATACATAACCGGTCTGCTCATCTTTTTATTCTTAATTTCTGTAAAAGGATATGCTCAAAAAGATGAAGATGTATTACGCATCGAATTGAGTTTTGGTGGAAACCATGCTTTTACTAGTGGATTTGCACAAATTTATGCTTCCGAAGATCCTAAAACCGAAGGCCGCGGATTTAATTTGCCAACCCTAAATTTTGGTGGTCAATACATGTTTTCCGAAACCTTAGGAGCGAAATTAGATATAGGTTTTAGTCGAATTTTCAGCGCTAATGATTCACCCGAATTTAAAATTAACTACACGCGTATTAATGCTCAAGTGGTTTACGACTATTCTCGCTTTATAGGTTTTATTCCGGAAGAAGTTACCCTATTAGCACATGCCGGACCTGGATTTTCGGCCGTGAGACCTTTAGGAACCATAAACGATAACGACCAAAATTATTTAAACGCCATACTTGGCACACAGATTCTTTATATGTTTAGCAGGAATACGAGCGTCTTTTTCGATGCTTCCTACATTCATGGTTTTTCTAATCCGGACACCTATGCGCCACCTTCAGAAGGTTTGGGTGCTTTTAATGGTAGTATGCTAACATTTACCGTTGGGGTTTCCTTATCTTTGAGCGGATGTTATTTTTGTAATTAA
- a CDS encoding MmcQ/YjbR family DNA-binding protein → MNIEQLYEYCLKKKGVTETFPFDKDTLVLKVFGKMFLLTSLKGWEEGTPSINLKCDPEKAENLRANYNSIIPGYHMSKKHWNTLKLNQGDLQIPFVLELIDHSYDLVVQGLPKKLRDTL, encoded by the coding sequence ATGAACATTGAACAACTTTACGAGTATTGCCTTAAAAAGAAAGGTGTTACAGAAACCTTTCCTTTCGATAAAGACACCCTTGTTTTAAAAGTTTTTGGAAAGATGTTTTTACTGACCTCTTTAAAAGGTTGGGAAGAAGGCACGCCTTCAATAAATTTAAAATGCGATCCTGAAAAAGCTGAAAATTTAAGAGCAAATTACAATAGTATAATTCCTGGCTACCACATGAGTAAAAAACACTGGAACACCTTAAAACTCAATCAAGGTGACTTACAAATCCCCTTTGTTTTAGAACTTATAGACCATTCCTACGATTTGGTGGTGCAAGGTTTACCAAAAAAATTACGAGATACATTATAA
- the ruvC gene encoding crossover junction endodeoxyribonuclease RuvC, with protein sequence MSKERIILGIDPGTTIMGFGLIKVVGKTMTFLQLNELDLKKYDDHYLKLKLIFERTIELIETHHPDEIAIEAPFFGKNVQSMLKLGRAQGVAMAAGLSREVPITEYSPKKIKMAITGNGNASKEQVAKMLQSLLQLKTLPKNLDATDGLAAAVCHFYNEGRVEIGKSYSGWSSFVKQNEARVTTTTVKKTSIKTGVKQIKK encoded by the coding sequence ATGAGTAAAGAACGTATTATTTTAGGGATTGACCCCGGAACCACAATCATGGGGTTCGGACTAATTAAAGTTGTAGGAAAAACCATGACTTTTTTACAATTAAATGAATTAGATTTAAAAAAATACGACGATCATTATTTAAAACTGAAACTCATTTTTGAACGTACTATCGAGCTCATAGAAACCCATCATCCGGACGAAATTGCTATTGAAGCGCCTTTCTTCGGAAAAAACGTTCAGAGTATGCTTAAACTTGGTCGTGCCCAAGGTGTTGCCATGGCTGCCGGTTTATCGCGTGAAGTTCCCATAACCGAATATTCACCGAAAAAAATTAAAATGGCCATTACCGGAAACGGTAATGCTAGTAAAGAGCAAGTTGCCAAAATGCTTCAAAGTTTGTTACAACTAAAAACCTTGCCTAAAAACCTAGATGCCACCGATGGACTGGCCGCAGCGGTATGTCATTTTTATAACGAAGGCCGCGTAGAAATAGGTAAAAGTTATTCGGGGTGGTCTAGTTTTGTAAAGCAAAACGAAGCTCGAGTTACCACTACAACGGTAAAAAAAACAAGCATTAAAACAGGTGTAAAACAAATTAAAAAATGA
- a CDS encoding AraC family transcriptional regulator — translation MKVLPFKIPKPQQDALVFQEDLEDVFYDKLHQHEEIQLSVIVSGEGALIVGDTIHQYKTGDVLIIGSNLPHVFKSDEHGSGPSHMLTLFFTENAFGTHFFDLVELQELAPFFKRVEQGFKPTSQTADIKALFFKLKEATKLERFIILLELLKLTSKVSYESLSSFIYDKKYTDNEGKRMRDVFEFTMTHYSEEISLETISEIAVMTKNAFCKYFKKRTNKTYFQFLNELRIEQACKLILKENDLSISEIAYQSGFKNISNFNRQFKAVKHCIPSAYKKQV, via the coding sequence ATGAAAGTTTTACCATTTAAAATTCCGAAACCTCAGCAGGATGCGTTGGTGTTTCAAGAGGATTTAGAGGATGTGTTTTATGATAAACTACATCAGCATGAAGAAATACAGTTAAGTGTAATTGTATCTGGCGAAGGGGCTTTAATTGTGGGTGATACCATACACCAATATAAAACCGGAGATGTTTTGATAATAGGTAGTAATTTACCTCATGTTTTTAAAAGTGATGAACATGGAAGTGGGCCATCGCATATGCTAACCTTGTTTTTTACTGAAAATGCTTTTGGGACTCACTTTTTTGATTTGGTTGAATTACAGGAATTAGCGCCTTTTTTTAAACGGGTAGAGCAGGGGTTTAAGCCTACATCGCAGACAGCAGATATAAAAGCCTTGTTTTTTAAACTGAAAGAGGCCACGAAATTAGAGCGGTTTATTATTTTGTTAGAATTACTTAAGTTAACATCGAAGGTGTCTTACGAGAGTTTGTCATCGTTTATTTATGATAAAAAATATACGGATAATGAAGGTAAACGCATGCGTGATGTTTTCGAATTTACAATGACCCATTATAGTGAAGAGATATCTTTAGAAACAATTTCTGAAATTGCAGTAATGACCAAAAATGCCTTTTGTAAATATTTTAAAAAGCGAACCAATAAAACCTATTTTCAGTTTTTAAATGAGCTACGTATAGAGCAGGCGTGCAAGCTTATTTTAAAGGAAAATGATTTATCGATTTCTGAAATAGCTTACCAATCGGGGTTTAAAAACATATCAAATTTTAACCGACAGTTTAAAGCCGTGAAACATTGTATTCCATCGGCTTATAAAAAACAGGTATAA
- a CDS encoding DUF4260 domain-containing protein, which translates to MKTLLKLEEVGMLLLAIYLFSQLSFAWWWYLALFFLPDAGFVGYVFSNKIGAFLYNILHHKGVAIVLYIAGTFWHIEILQLAGLVMFGHAAFDRLFGYGLKYNDSFHNTHLGYIGKSKAS; encoded by the coding sequence ATGAAGACGCTGTTAAAGTTAGAAGAAGTAGGCATGCTCCTACTCGCTATCTATCTATTTAGTCAATTATCCTTTGCCTGGTGGTGGTATTTAGCTTTATTCTTTTTACCAGATGCCGGATTTGTAGGCTATGTTTTTAGCAATAAAATAGGAGCGTTTCTATATAATATTTTACATCATAAAGGGGTTGCAATTGTGCTCTATATCGCTGGAACGTTTTGGCATATTGAAATATTACAATTAGCCGGATTGGTTATGTTTGGTCATGCAGCTTTCGACCGCCTTTTTGGATACGGATTGAAATACAACGACAGTTTTCATAATACACATTTAGGATACATAGGAAAATCTAAAGCCTCATGA
- a CDS encoding lysylphosphatidylglycerol synthase domain-containing protein, translating to MYAKALTYKSNQFLTYLLKLSIIGSSFYFIYYKLSQTDGLSLIDFSALLASSTTTFNVVFGLVLLTILNWFFEILKWKTLVNTVCEITLTTAAKQILGAHTASLFTPNRIGDYGAKALYFTKPYRTRILGLNGVGNVAQMLITTFFGCLGLLFFTSEFPLNISFRVLHWSNYVVLSVLILGLFILMKMYLKPERWMPKIKNFFKSMSLKLFGITLLLSFIRYVIFSFQFYVLLQMFQVDITYLKAMMLISSMYVLASILPSIFIFDVVLKGSIAVYLFSFFNINEVVVLSCILLMWILNTVLPSVIGSYFVLNFKLPKA from the coding sequence ATGTACGCCAAGGCACTTACTTACAAATCTAATCAATTCTTAACTTATCTGCTTAAGTTATCGATAATTGGCAGTAGTTTTTATTTCATCTATTATAAACTGTCGCAAACAGATGGGTTGTCGCTTATAGATTTTAGTGCGCTTTTGGCATCTAGTACGACGACCTTTAACGTTGTTTTTGGCTTAGTTTTATTAACTATTTTAAACTGGTTTTTCGAGATTTTAAAATGGAAAACCCTTGTAAATACAGTCTGTGAAATCACATTAACTACTGCAGCTAAGCAAATTTTAGGCGCCCATACCGCTTCCCTTTTTACTCCAAATCGTATTGGCGATTATGGTGCAAAAGCCTTGTATTTTACTAAGCCCTATAGAACTCGAATTTTGGGCTTAAATGGTGTTGGAAATGTGGCGCAAATGCTAATAACCACGTTTTTTGGCTGCTTAGGCTTGCTGTTTTTTACTTCGGAATTTCCCTTGAATATAAGTTTTAGAGTGTTGCATTGGTCGAATTATGTTGTATTAAGCGTATTAATTTTGGGCTTATTTATCCTGATGAAAATGTATTTGAAGCCAGAAAGATGGATGCCAAAAATTAAGAATTTTTTTAAAAGTATGAGCCTAAAATTGTTTGGAATAACCTTATTACTCTCGTTTATACGCTATGTTATTTTCTCGTTTCAGTTTTATGTTTTGTTACAGATGTTTCAAGTCGATATAACGTATTTAAAGGCTATGATGCTTATTTCTAGTATGTATGTGTTAGCATCCATTTTACCTAGTATTTTTATTTTCGATGTTGTCTTAAAGGGCAGTATTGCGGTGTATTTGTTTTCATTTTTCAATATTAATGAAGTGGTTGTACTGAGTTGTATTTTACTTATGTGGATTTTAAATACGGTTCTTCCAAGTGTAATAGGAAGTTATTTTGTGCTGAATTTTAAACTTCCAAAGGCCTAA
- a CDS encoding cyclase family protein yields MIATIQTNSKKYKIDFTQPLDISIPLSASSTNVTAWYVDPPKIEPVVDDEGSVARVSEGASINFNNISFNPHSHGTHTECVGHITEDVHSVNQNLKEYFFLAEVITVVVEKFGDDLVISKKQLQFALGNKKRKAVIIRTIPNTLEKLSKQYSHTNPPYLQEDAAVYLREKGVDHLLVDLPSIDKEKDDGQWLAHHAFWDTKGELRKHATVTEFVYVHNYIQDGTYFLNLQIAPIENDATPSKPILYQVLTD; encoded by the coding sequence ATGATTGCAACCATTCAAACAAATTCAAAAAAGTATAAAATAGATTTCACACAGCCCTTAGATATTTCTATCCCCTTAAGTGCTTCATCAACAAATGTTACGGCTTGGTATGTAGATCCTCCAAAAATAGAACCTGTTGTAGACGACGAAGGTTCTGTTGCACGAGTATCGGAAGGTGCTTCAATAAACTTTAATAATATTTCTTTCAATCCGCATTCTCACGGGACGCATACCGAATGTGTTGGGCATATTACAGAAGACGTACATTCCGTAAATCAAAATCTAAAAGAATATTTCTTTTTAGCAGAAGTTATTACTGTTGTGGTAGAAAAATTTGGAGATGACCTGGTCATTTCTAAAAAACAGTTGCAGTTTGCTTTAGGAAACAAAAAGCGGAAAGCAGTAATTATTAGAACCATTCCTAACACTTTAGAAAAGTTAAGTAAACAATATTCGCATACCAACCCGCCCTATTTGCAAGAAGATGCAGCGGTGTATTTAAGAGAAAAAGGTGTAGATCATTTATTAGTCGATTTGCCTAGTATCGACAAGGAAAAAGACGACGGACAGTGGTTGGCGCATCATGCGTTCTGGGATACTAAAGGCGAGCTTAGAAAACATGCTACAGTAACAGAATTTGTGTATGTACATAATTATATTCAAGACGGCACCTATTTTTTAAATCTGCAAATTGCACCGATTGAAAATGATGCCACACCAAGTAAACCCATTTTATATCAAGTGCTTACAGATTGA
- a CDS encoding M56 family metallopeptidase, which produces MLHYILQTIAFQLFFLLVFDLFLKRETFFNWNRFYLLFTPIASLILPVIKINSFKQLVPESYVIQLPEVILNPDANTLQTQLLPTVYLKNSTSFWSWETILYLGIVMAAIIFLIKISRLIKTIINGNKNKEHGLTLVTIKNSTAAFSFFNYVFLGDCIPKDTYATILSHESVHIKQKHSFDLLFFELLRILFWFNPLVYMYQNRMVTLHEYIADALVVKHQDKTTYYENLLSQVFEVNAISFINPFFKQSLIKKRIIMLTKSKSKQIHLLKYALLIPMVSSMLLYTSCNNDSAISETSIENNADRTDVLQNIEILKESIEAKGEVSKEEQEAIISILATSYSLSNPEQKKATSTESDLEGEIRNDVEVPYSVVEQPPVFPGCENLTSDEQRKCMATKISQFVGKNYNTNLATEIGATGRQRIIVMFKIDNQGNIIGAKARASEEPLAREAERVVNLLPKMIPGKQKGKDVTVAYSLPIVFQIAE; this is translated from the coding sequence ATGTTACACTACATTTTACAAACCATAGCGTTCCAGTTGTTCTTTTTATTGGTTTTCGATTTATTTTTAAAACGCGAAACCTTCTTTAATTGGAACCGATTTTACTTGTTATTTACCCCTATCGCTTCATTAATTCTGCCTGTAATTAAGATAAATTCTTTTAAACAACTGGTCCCAGAATCGTATGTCATTCAATTGCCCGAAGTTATCTTAAATCCCGATGCAAATACCTTACAAACGCAATTATTGCCAACTGTTTATCTTAAAAACAGCACTTCGTTTTGGTCCTGGGAAACTATACTTTATTTAGGTATTGTTATGGCGGCAATCATCTTTTTGATAAAAATATCCAGACTTATAAAAACCATTATAAACGGCAATAAAAATAAAGAGCACGGACTCACCCTTGTAACGATTAAAAACAGTACAGCCGCGTTTTCATTCTTTAATTATGTGTTTTTAGGAGACTGCATTCCAAAAGACACTTATGCTACAATTTTATCTCACGAGAGTGTTCATATAAAACAAAAACACAGCTTCGATTTACTGTTTTTCGAACTACTTCGAATCTTGTTTTGGTTTAATCCGTTAGTGTATATGTACCAAAACCGCATGGTAACGCTTCACGAATATATCGCCGATGCATTGGTGGTAAAACATCAAGATAAAACAACTTATTACGAAAACTTATTAAGTCAGGTTTTCGAAGTCAATGCTATTTCATTCATCAATCCATTTTTTAAACAATCATTAATCAAAAAACGAATCATTATGTTAACAAAATCAAAATCAAAACAAATTCATTTATTAAAGTATGCGCTATTAATTCCTATGGTGTCTAGCATGTTATTGTATACATCTTGTAACAACGATAGTGCTATTTCAGAAACGTCAATAGAAAACAATGCAGACCGCACAGATGTTTTACAAAATATTGAAATCTTAAAAGAATCTATCGAAGCAAAAGGTGAAGTTTCTAAAGAAGAACAAGAGGCCATAATATCTATACTAGCCACAAGTTATTCTTTAAGCAACCCTGAACAAAAAAAAGCAACAAGCACGGAATCAGATTTAGAAGGGGAAATTAGAAACGACGTAGAAGTGCCGTATAGCGTTGTTGAACAACCACCTGTATTTCCAGGTTGCGAAAATTTAACTAGCGATGAACAACGAAAATGTATGGCTACTAAAATCTCTCAATTTGTCGGAAAGAATTACAATACTAATTTAGCAACAGAAATAGGAGCTACAGGCAGACAACGTATTATTGTAATGTTTAAAATTGATAATCAAGGAAATATTATAGGCGCAAAAGCAAGAGCCTCTGAAGAGCCTTTAGCCAGAGAAGCTGAACGAGTAGTAAATTTGCTACCCAAAATGATACCAGGAAAACAAAAAGGAAAAGACGTAACTGTAGCCTACTCCTTACCAATTGTATTTCAGATCGCAGAATAA